A single window of Bacillus spongiae DNA harbors:
- a CDS encoding Ger(x)C family spore germination protein — MKKKWIKWLSSLLILLILNGCTQKNYLEKIGLLTAVGYDVAEDDFMEGTLVVNQFDPQKTDPSKVISAKAYTSKGMRQKLNLEVSNSLVSGQLRVALYGSELAEGGISHLVDSLARDASIGNMLYIAITDPPASEILKFQSEEIQGNMGTYLYNLIQQNIDLELVSDPTLHTFTTKLLDVGIDPILPIFEIIDGNIGIRSVAVFHDDHLVGKLPLHDLFYFNLLDTDYRKGSLEIQIEKEKLEKYFTYEQREDTTIEEDEMNFYITVNNISTSKDVKLTDTNPSQPKFDLEIDLNVRIIEMSKAMDLGKPEVIKALSKTIEKKIKKEVERTLKDLQELKTDPVGFGRYYRAFAKSDLTKEEWRNMYGNSKFNVKVTAEIIRTGVID; from the coding sequence ATGAAGAAGAAATGGATAAAGTGGCTATCTTCCCTTCTCATCCTCCTGATACTTAACGGTTGTACTCAAAAAAACTACTTAGAAAAAATCGGTTTACTTACGGCTGTTGGTTATGATGTAGCAGAGGATGATTTCATGGAGGGAACGCTTGTCGTGAATCAATTTGACCCTCAAAAGACAGACCCTTCAAAAGTCATATCAGCAAAAGCTTATACAAGTAAAGGGATGAGACAGAAACTAAACTTAGAAGTAAGCAATAGCCTTGTGTCTGGACAGCTCCGTGTTGCTCTTTATGGGAGCGAGTTAGCAGAAGGTGGCATCAGCCACTTAGTTGATAGCTTGGCTCGTGATGCCTCAATCGGAAATATGTTATATATAGCGATTACGGATCCTCCTGCATCTGAAATATTGAAATTTCAAAGTGAGGAAATTCAAGGTAATATGGGGACCTATTTATATAATTTAATACAGCAAAATATCGATCTCGAATTAGTAAGCGACCCTACCCTTCACACCTTTACGACGAAGCTGTTAGATGTAGGAATTGATCCCATTCTCCCTATATTTGAAATAATAGATGGAAATATCGGGATTCGATCTGTTGCCGTGTTTCATGATGATCATCTTGTCGGGAAATTACCTTTGCATGATTTGTTTTATTTTAACTTATTAGACACCGATTACCGAAAAGGATCGTTAGAAATACAAATCGAGAAAGAAAAACTAGAAAAGTATTTCACTTATGAACAACGCGAGGATACGACAATCGAAGAAGACGAGATGAACTTTTACATTACCGTCAATAATATCTCAACAAGTAAGGATGTAAAGCTAACAGATACTAATCCTTCCCAACCGAAATTTGATTTAGAAATCGATCTGAACGTGCGAATTATTGAGATGTCCAAAGCAATGGACCTTGGGAAGCCTGAAGTAATCAAAGCACTTTCCAAAACGATTGAGAAAAAAATCAAAAAGGAAGTTGAGCGGACATTAAAGGATTTACAAGAATTAAAAACGGATCCTGTCGGTTTCGGAAGGTATTATCGCGCTTTTGCGAAAAGTGATTTAACGAAGGAAGAATGGAGAAACATGTATGGAAACTCAAAATTTAATGTTAAAGTTACAGCCGAAATTATTCGAACAGGTGTCATTGATTAA
- a CDS encoding GerAB/ArcD/ProY family transporter has translation MEVNVYPKKNLMISAFLVMFIVHTVQAGVGAVGLPRIIFLEVEQDAWISVLLSGFVTCLSVLVIYLTLAKYESADLYGIQRDIYGKWIGAIFNSIYIGYLLLGFFTIAMDYTEMVQAWIFPLMPTWLLMGLLITLTIYAVMGGLRVITGIAFLSFVLSVWITSFIYAPIREIIWTHYFPIWDHSMKEFSTGIIKTSLSVIGFEMLFFVYPFVIDKKKTLKYSLIAVIFTTFLYTIVTFVSIGFFSYNGLREAIWPVLSMFKIVRIPNLERFEFIAVSFWMFIILPNLCFYFWAATRGLKRVYKINQRLGSYIFGIILWSCTFLITSRIELNTVSDITGKIGLALITVYPFILFALVLVKKKLLKR, from the coding sequence ATGGAAGTTAATGTCTATCCAAAAAAGAATCTGATGATTAGCGCATTTCTCGTAATGTTTATAGTTCATACAGTTCAGGCAGGTGTAGGCGCGGTTGGATTACCTAGAATCATTTTTTTAGAAGTGGAGCAAGATGCCTGGATATCTGTCTTGCTTTCAGGTTTCGTCACCTGTCTATCCGTTTTAGTCATCTACTTAACGTTAGCAAAATATGAGTCAGCTGACCTTTATGGCATTCAAAGAGATATTTACGGGAAGTGGATTGGGGCCATATTCAATAGCATTTACATTGGTTATCTATTATTAGGTTTTTTCACCATTGCGATGGATTATACAGAAATGGTGCAAGCGTGGATCTTTCCGTTAATGCCGACATGGCTGTTAATGGGACTATTAATTACGTTGACTATCTATGCTGTAATGGGTGGCTTAAGAGTTATAACAGGGATTGCCTTTTTGTCATTTGTTTTATCCGTCTGGATTACGTCATTCATATATGCTCCTATTAGAGAAATTATTTGGACACATTACTTTCCTATATGGGATCACTCGATGAAAGAATTTTCAACAGGAATTATCAAAACAAGCTTATCTGTTATTGGATTTGAGATGCTGTTTTTTGTGTACCCATTTGTAATAGACAAGAAGAAAACCTTAAAGTATTCACTTATCGCTGTCATCTTTACGACATTCCTCTACACCATTGTCACCTTTGTATCAATTGGCTTTTTCTCTTATAACGGGTTACGTGAAGCGATATGGCCTGTCTTATCAATGTTTAAAATTGTGCGAATCCCAAATTTGGAACGCTTTGAATTTATCGCTGTCTCCTTTTGGATGTTCATTATTTTGCCTAATCTTTGCTTCTATTTTTGGGCAGCTACTAGAGGGTTAAAGCGTGTTTATAAGATTAATCAAAGGCTTGGCTCTTACATTTTCGGCATTATCTTATGGAGTTGTACTTTTCTCATCACAAGTCGAATTGAATTGAATACCGTCTCAGACATTACCGGAAAAATTGGTCTAGCACTTATTACCGTCTACCCTTTCATATTATTTGCGCTTGTCCTAGTTAAAAAGAAACTATTGAAGAGGTGA
- a CDS encoding spore germination protein yields MMFFKNKKKTAQKTQPHSTNMDKCIEQLKTCLHDSSDFVIKTMKINNKRVLLAYLSEFIKDSSLNNHIIRHLNRVSQDELTYQCLRETLPVAKLSVTNQLPIISENIVRGHVYIFVDGDSAGILAEIGERATRAIDISLNESTIFGPKVSFTEEVSANLNLVRGRIDDPNLKVEKIIVGKRAKTSVYIVYISDIADIENVKTFKQRLEELDVDTIIDSSILSQQIEDNSLSIFPQFTVTELPDLLTTSLIHGKVGLLVDRSPTAIIGPATFLSFFESSEDIYVRWNMGTFLRFLRFTSIFLSVLLTPAYVAVLTFHYEVIPSALLNSLGESRANVPFPPVYEALIMEFVIEMLREAAARLPIKVGQSIGVVGGIVIGTAAVQAGFTSNILIIIIGLSAIGSFTAPSYIMGTTIRLIRFPIIVLAGLWGGVGIMFCFCFILIHLLRLTTLGRPYMSPVYPLRLRDWKYSLFRSPPQYYSMRPETNHPSDSQRIPLKKQKMKKDIDE; encoded by the coding sequence ATGATGTTCTTTAAGAATAAGAAGAAAACAGCTCAAAAGACCCAACCCCATTCTACTAATATGGACAAATGTATAGAGCAATTAAAGACCTGTTTGCATGATAGTTCAGATTTCGTTATTAAAACAATGAAAATAAATAACAAGAGGGTTTTATTGGCCTATCTCTCTGAGTTTATCAAAGATTCATCACTCAATAATCATATTATTCGTCACCTAAACCGTGTTTCTCAAGATGAATTAACTTACCAATGTTTACGAGAGACTTTGCCTGTTGCTAAATTATCAGTTACTAACCAACTCCCGATCATTTCAGAAAATATTGTAAGGGGTCATGTTTATATTTTTGTTGACGGAGATTCGGCTGGTATATTAGCTGAAATTGGTGAAAGGGCAACAAGGGCCATCGATATTTCATTAAATGAATCCACGATTTTCGGACCGAAGGTTTCATTTACGGAAGAAGTATCCGCTAATTTAAATTTGGTTAGAGGTCGAATCGATGACCCTAATCTAAAAGTGGAGAAGATCATTGTCGGAAAACGAGCGAAAACAAGTGTTTATATTGTTTATATATCGGATATTGCTGACATTGAAAATGTGAAAACATTTAAACAGCGTCTTGAAGAACTGGATGTTGATACGATTATTGATAGCTCAATATTGTCCCAACAAATCGAGGATAACTCGTTATCAATCTTTCCTCAATTTACAGTAACCGAACTTCCTGACCTTTTAACGACAAGCTTAATTCATGGGAAAGTAGGTTTACTTGTCGATCGAAGCCCCACCGCTATAATTGGGCCTGCTACATTCCTTTCTTTTTTTGAATCATCTGAAGATATATATGTTCGCTGGAACATGGGAACATTTTTAAGGTTTCTAAGGTTTACTTCCATTTTTTTATCTGTATTGCTGACTCCCGCTTACGTTGCGGTTCTTACCTTCCATTATGAGGTAATTCCTTCCGCTTTATTAAATTCATTAGGTGAATCACGAGCCAATGTTCCCTTTCCACCTGTGTATGAAGCTTTAATTATGGAGTTTGTCATTGAAATGTTACGTGAAGCCGCTGCGAGACTTCCTATTAAAGTCGGTCAGTCTATCGGAGTCGTTGGAGGTATCGTTATTGGAACAGCAGCTGTGCAAGCAGGGTTTACAAGTAATATATTAATTATCATTATCGGCTTAAGTGCGATTGGGTCGTTTACTGCTCCAAGTTATATTATGGGGACAACCATTCGTCTGATACGTTTTCCAATCATTGTTCTTGCTGGGCTATGGGGAGGGGTTGGTATTATGTTTTGCTTCTGCTTTATTCTCATTCACCTACTCCGTTTAACCACTCTCGGCAGACCATACATGTCACCTGTGTATCCACTAAGGCTCCGTGATTGGAAATATAGTTTATTTCGGTCTCCTCCTCAGTACTACTCTATGAGACCAGAAACGAATCACCCAAGTGATTCTCAACGAATCCCGTTAAAGAAACAAAAAATGAAGAAAGACATTGATGAATAA
- the cspD gene encoding cold-shock protein CspD, whose translation MKTGTVKWFNAEKGFGFIEVEGGNDVFVHFSAITGDGFKTLEEGQQVEFEVVEGNRGPQASNVVKL comes from the coding sequence ATGAAAACAGGTACAGTTAAATGGTTTAACGCAGAAAAAGGTTTCGGTTTCATTGAAGTTGAAGGTGGAAACGACGTATTCGTACATTTCTCTGCTATTACTGGAGACGGTTTCAAAACTTTAGAAGAAGGTCAACAAGTGGAATTCGAAGTTGTTGAAGGAAACCGCGGACCTCAAGCTTCTAACGTTGTGAAGTTATAA
- a CDS encoding cold-inducible protein YdjO-related protein, producing MAFGKRKEEEIIEEETKVWECSSADCNCWVRDNFKSSDSPSCPICGSDMKPSSKVIQVVDNPHRSY from the coding sequence ATGGCATTTGGAAAACGTAAAGAAGAAGAAATTATTGAAGAAGAAACAAAAGTTTGGGAGTGTAGTTCAGCGGATTGTAACTGCTGGGTACGTGACAACTTCAAAAGCTCTGACTCACCATCTTGTCCAATTTGTGGAAGTGACATGAAACCTTCCAGCAAAGTGATTCAAGTCGTAGATAATCCTCATCGTAGTTATTAA
- a CDS encoding aldehyde dehydrogenase family protein, whose amino-acid sequence MTNLVTSVNEKVEKFLQGRKMLYINGEFVESKSGKTFDTPNPATGETVATVFEADAQDIDLAVKAARAAFDQGAWSKMSAAKRSRLMYKLADLMEENKEALAQLETIDNGKPIRETTHADIPLSIEHMRYYAGWCTKITGQTIPVNGPFLNYTRHEAVGVVGQIIPWNFPLLMAMWKMGAALATGCTIVLKPAEQTPLSALYLAELIDEAGFPPGVINIVPGFGETAGRALVDHPNVDKIAFTGSTEVGKQIMERAAKSLKRITLELGGKSPNIVLPDADLKRAIPGALNGVMFNQGQVCSAGSRVFIQKKQFDNVVSDMVSYAKKMKQGAGLHGDTEIGPLVSTEQHNRVLGYIEKGVNEGAELLTGGENPFENGYFVSPTIFADVNDSMTIAKEEIFGPVISAMPYEDLDELITRANATEYGLAAGVWTEDVRKAHYIAEKLRAGTVWVNCYNAFDAASPFGGYKQSGLGREMGSYALNNYTEVKSVWIGMK is encoded by the coding sequence ATGACAAATCTTGTTACTTCAGTAAATGAAAAAGTAGAAAAGTTTTTACAAGGGCGCAAAATGCTTTACATTAATGGGGAATTTGTTGAAAGTAAAAGTGGAAAAACATTTGATACCCCAAATCCCGCTACTGGCGAAACCGTAGCGACTGTTTTCGAAGCAGATGCACAAGATATTGATCTTGCCGTCAAAGCTGCAAGAGCCGCATTTGATCAAGGTGCCTGGTCTAAAATGTCAGCCGCCAAACGTAGTCGTCTTATGTATAAGTTGGCTGATTTGATGGAGGAAAACAAAGAAGCCCTCGCTCAATTGGAAACGATTGATAACGGGAAGCCAATACGAGAAACAACACACGCAGATATTCCACTATCTATTGAGCATATGAGATATTATGCAGGATGGTGCACGAAAATTACAGGTCAAACGATACCGGTTAATGGACCGTTTTTAAATTATACTCGTCACGAGGCTGTGGGTGTAGTTGGGCAAATCATTCCTTGGAACTTTCCACTACTAATGGCCATGTGGAAAATGGGAGCGGCGTTAGCCACGGGATGTACAATCGTGTTAAAGCCTGCAGAGCAAACACCACTTTCCGCCCTTTACTTAGCAGAGCTTATTGATGAAGCAGGATTCCCGCCAGGTGTAATTAATATTGTACCAGGCTTTGGTGAAACAGCTGGACGAGCTTTAGTTGATCATCCAAATGTTGATAAAATTGCCTTTACGGGTTCTACTGAGGTCGGAAAACAGATTATGGAAAGAGCTGCTAAATCATTAAAACGAATCACGTTAGAACTGGGTGGAAAGTCACCAAATATCGTATTACCTGATGCTGATCTGAAAAGGGCTATCCCAGGGGCATTAAATGGTGTGATGTTTAATCAAGGACAAGTTTGTAGTGCTGGTTCCCGTGTTTTCATCCAAAAAAAGCAATTCGATAATGTTGTATCAGACATGGTGTCCTATGCGAAAAAGATGAAACAAGGAGCTGGGTTACACGGAGATACCGAAATCGGCCCTCTCGTTTCAACCGAACAGCACAACCGAGTGCTTGGCTATATTGAAAAAGGGGTAAATGAAGGAGCAGAATTACTAACCGGAGGCGAAAACCCATTTGAAAATGGCTATTTTGTATCACCAACTATTTTCGCTGATGTAAATGATTCCATGACAATTGCCAAAGAAGAAATATTCGGTCCTGTTATTTCTGCTATGCCGTATGAAGATTTAGATGAGCTCATTACACGTGCAAATGCGACAGAGTATGGTTTAGCTGCTGGAGTGTGGACAGAGGATGTACGAAAAGCTCACTATATTGCTGAGAAATTACGTGCAGGTACCGTTTGGGTCAATTGCTATAACGCATTTGACGCCGCTTCTCCGTTCGGAGGGTATAAGCAATCCGGGCTCGGTCGAGAAATGGGATCCTACGCACTCAACAATTACACAGAAGTAAAAAGTGTTTGGATTGGTATGAAATAA